Proteins found in one Patescibacteria group bacterium genomic segment:
- the rplD gene encoding 50S ribosomal protein L4, producing the protein MAKADLYTISGRKAGQVSLPKEIFEAKINQLLMTQAIRVYLSNQRKAGAKTKTRAEVTGSRRKIWRQKGTGRARHGDRYAPIFVGGGRAHSPTGKENYKLKMSKKMKRQALFSALTSKFKEKEIVAVKGLSKVEPKTKIMAAVLASLPLKEKKEKKVKILLVLPEVLENVIRASRNLVGIELVQANQLNTYQVLNHQQIVLMEESIKKLKETFLK; encoded by the coding sequence ATGGCTAAAGCAGATCTCTACACAATTTCTGGTAGAAAGGCAGGTCAAGTTAGTTTACCTAAAGAGATATTTGAAGCTAAAATTAACCAGCTCTTAATGACTCAGGCTATTAGGGTTTATCTTTCAAATCAAAGAAAAGCCGGTGCTAAAACCAAAACTCGGGCCGAAGTCACAGGTTCCCGAAGAAAAATTTGGCGTCAAAAAGGCACGGGTCGGGCCCGTCACGGTGATCGTTATGCCCCGATTTTTGTTGGTGGTGGTCGGGCTCACAGTCCGACGGGCAAGGAAAATTATAAATTGAAAATGAGCAAGAAAATGAAACGCCAAGCCTTGTTTTCCGCTTTAACAAGTAAATTTAAGGAAAAAGAAATAGTTGCGGTTAAGGGATTGAGCAAGGTGGAACCAAAGACTAAGATCATGGCTGCGGTTCTTGCGAGTTTGCCTTTAAAAGAAAAAAAGGAAAAAAAAGTGAAGATTCTTTTGGTTTTGCCAGAAGTTTTGGAAAACGTTATTCGGGCTTCAAGGAATCTAGTTGGGATTGAGTTGGTTCAGGCTAATCAGCTTAATACTTACCAAGTTTTGAATCATCAACAGATTGTTTTAATGGAAGAAAGTATTAAAAAATTAAAAGAGACTTTTTTGAAATAA
- the rplW gene encoding 50S ribosomal protein L23, with product MKAKDIFKRPIVTEKGTQESAWGRYVFEVDRRANKLEIAQVIEKTFGVKVIKVRTVNFRGKTKRSGRNRQPIKQPDWKKAVVELAEGEKIDIFETGE from the coding sequence ATGAAAGCTAAAGATATTTTTAAAAGACCAATTGTTACTGAAAAAGGAACCCAAGAGTCAGCCTGGGGGCGCTATGTTTTTGAGGTTGATCGGAGAGCCAATAAGTTAGAGATTGCCCAAGTAATTGAAAAGACATTTGGTGTTAAGGTTATCAAGGTGAGAACGGTTAATTTTCGAGGAAAAACTAAGCGGAGTGGTCGTAATCGCCAACCGATTAAGCAGCCAGATTGGAAAAAAGCCGTAGTTGAATTAGCTGAAGGAGAAAAAATTGATATTTTTGAAACTGGAGAATAA
- the rplX gene encoding 50S ribosomal protein L24: protein MKIRKGDSVIVLKGKDKGRKGKIEKIFPKTNKVLIPGINVYKKHARKQSEKKPGGIIEIVKPLFVANVALFCPKCKKPTRVGYRIEQKSGKVHSKAVKTRICRKCQATI from the coding sequence ATGAAAATAAGGAAAGGTGATTCAGTTATCGTTCTTAAAGGTAAAGATAAAGGTCGAAAAGGAAAAATTGAAAAAATTTTTCCCAAGACCAATAAGGTGCTTATTCCCGGCATTAATGTTTATAAAAAACATGCTCGGAAGCAAAGCGAGAAAAAACCAGGCGGGATTATTGAAATTGTTAAACCTTTATTCGTGGCTAACGTCGCCCTTTTTTGTCCGAAATGTAAAAAACCGACCCGAGTCGGTTATCGAATTGAACAAAAGAGTGGCAAGGTTCATAGTAAGGCGGTTAAAACAAGAATCTGTCGAAAATGTCAAGCAACAATTTAA
- the rpsC gene encoding 30S ribosomal protein S3 → MGQKVNPFGFRLTNSKQWRSRWFARDSKQYRKNILEDHQIRRYLMDKLALAGIVEAQIERSINKMKITLKVSRPGVVIGRGGSGLELLKKELVKMVSLTEPEKNLELDVEEVKEPELSAQLIAVRVVQQLEKRMPYRRVANKTVERAMDAGAQGIKIALSGRVGGAEISRTETFKKGAIPLQTLRAEIDYAQIPATTRFGYVGVKVWVYKGEKEE, encoded by the coding sequence GTGGGACAAAAAGTTAATCCTTTTGGATTTAGATTAACAAATTCTAAGCAGTGGCGATCACGTTGGTTTGCTCGTGATTCCAAACAATATCGAAAAAATATTTTGGAGGATCATCAAATCCGTCGTTATCTTATGGATAAATTGGCTTTAGCCGGTATCGTTGAAGCTCAGATTGAACGATCAATTAACAAAATGAAAATTACCTTAAAAGTTTCCCGGCCAGGAGTGGTCATTGGTCGAGGCGGTTCTGGCCTAGAGCTTTTAAAAAAGGAATTAGTAAAAATGGTTAGTCTAACTGAACCAGAAAAGAATCTGGAGTTGGATGTTGAAGAAGTCAAAGAACCAGAACTATCAGCCCAATTGATAGCGGTTCGAGTCGTTCAGCAATTAGAGAAAAGGATGCCTTATCGGCGAGTGGCCAATAAAACGGTTGAACGAGCCATGGATGCCGGCGCTCAGGGGATTAAGATTGCTCTCTCAGGTCGAGTCGGCGGGGCGGAAATTAGTCGAACAGAAACTTTTAAAAAGGGAGCCATTCCTTTACAGACTTTGCGAGCGGAAATTGACTATGCTCAAATTCCAGCCACCACTAGATTTGGTTATGTTGGAGTGAAAGTTTGGGTTTATAAAGGCGAGAAAGAAGAATAA
- a CDS encoding class I SAM-dependent methyltransferase encodes MKIKYSGAQAAKYVQFSEKSFSWKFIEKPAIEKHLKPILKSDMQVLDAGCGAGRTMKLLFDLGVQEKNLIGTDISSDMLNITRKSFPNVKLIQADLPNLKLRSESLDLVVSNMTFNYLSQKDFKKTMENISRWLVRGGYLFLIAIHPLRFVTNHSEYFSNKVKIEKTPWGTEIEYHPKKISDYINTTINSGFDLMTVEEPIPMGEEAKKNLTEYKKYSSVPTRLLIKAIKK; translated from the coding sequence ATGAAAATAAAGTATTCAGGCGCCCAAGCCGCCAAGTATGTCCAGTTTTCAGAGAAATCATTTAGTTGGAAATTTATAGAAAAACCAGCAATAGAAAAGCACTTAAAACCAATATTGAAAAGTGATATGCAGGTTCTTGATGCTGGTTGTGGGGCTGGGAGAACAATGAAACTTCTTTTCGATTTGGGAGTGCAGGAAAAAAATCTTATCGGAACTGACATAAGTTCCGATATGCTAAATATCACCCGAAAGTCTTTTCCTAATGTGAAACTTATACAGGCAGACTTGCCTAATTTAAAACTACGGAGTGAAAGCTTAGACCTTGTCGTAAGTAATATGACTTTTAATTACTTAAGTCAAAAGGATTTTAAGAAAACAATGGAGAATATCTCCAGATGGTTAGTAAGAGGAGGATATCTATTTCTTATTGCTATTCACCCACTTCGGTTTGTTACTAATCATTCAGAATACTTCAGTAATAAAGTAAAGATAGAAAAAACGCCTTGGGGAACAGAAATTGAATATCATCCGAAAAAGATTTCAGATTACATTAATACAACAATAAATTCTGGTTTTGACTTAATGACTGTTGAAGAGCCAATTCCTATGGGCGAAGAAGCCAAAAAAAACTTGACGGAATATAAGAAATATTCTTCTGTTCCTACCAGGCTATTAATAAAAGCGATTAAAAAATAA
- the rpsS gene encoding 30S ribosomal protein S19, giving the protein MSRSSKKGPYIDQKLFKKVMTQKGTGKKEPIKTWARASQIPPEFVGHTFQVHNGRNFIDVFVSESMVGQRLGEFAPTRTFRGHGRVVKRMVTKT; this is encoded by the coding sequence ATGAGTAGATCCAGTAAAAAAGGACCATATATCGACCAAAAATTATTTAAAAAGGTTATGACCCAGAAAGGAACAGGTAAAAAGGAGCCGATTAAAACTTGGGCTCGAGCTAGTCAAATTCCACCAGAATTTGTGGGTCATACTTTTCAGGTCCATAATGGTCGAAATTTTATTGATGTTTTTGTTTCCGAGTCCATGGTTGGCCAACGATTAGGTGAATTTGCGCCGACTCGGACTTTTCGAGGCCATGGTCGAGTAGTTAAGCGAATGGTTACTAAAACTTAA
- the rplE gene encoding 50S ribosomal protein L5, producing MSSNNLKEKYQKEIAPQLAKEFDLGNSLAAPRLEKIMVNIGLSDALTDKKALKSASEDLAVITGQRPKMTLARQSIAGFKLRKGQPIGLMVTLRGRRMYDFLEKLISVVLPRLRDFQGVSLKSFDGQGNYSLGISEQIVFSEIDHSRVDKVRGLEMTLVTNARTNEKAKRLLELLGMPFEKGEK from the coding sequence ATGTCAAGCAACAATTTAAAAGAAAAATATCAGAAGGAAATTGCTCCTCAACTGGCTAAAGAATTTGATCTAGGTAATTCTTTAGCGGCACCAAGATTGGAGAAGATTATGGTTAATATTGGTTTAAGTGATGCTTTAACTGACAAGAAGGCTTTAAAGTCAGCCAGTGAAGATTTAGCGGTGATTACTGGCCAACGACCTAAAATGACTCTGGCTCGGCAATCAATTGCTGGTTTTAAATTGCGCAAAGGCCAGCCAATTGGCCTCATGGTTACTTTAAGAGGCCGCCGGATGTATGATTTTTTAGAAAAGCTGATAAGCGTCGTTTTACCTCGGTTAAGAGATTTTCAAGGGGTTTCTTTGAAGAGCTTTGATGGTCAGGGTAATTACAGTCTTGGGATATCAGAACAGATTGTTTTTTCAGAGATTGACCATTCTAGGGTGGACAAAGTCAGAGGTTTGGAGATGACGCTTGTGACTAATGCCCGAACAAACGAAAAGGCCAAGAGATTGTTAGAGTTATTAGGTATGCCTTTTGAAAAAGGAGAAAAATAA
- the rpmC gene encoding 50S ribosomal protein L29, translating into MKDKEKQELHQKTIAQLQKEIIKVEEKLTKLRLELRAGKLKNTRQLMNQRHHLAVLKTILREKELTK; encoded by the coding sequence ATGAAAGATAAAGAAAAACAGGAATTGCATCAAAAAACCATCGCTCAATTACAAAAAGAAATTATTAAGGTAGAGGAAAAATTAACTAAGTTAAGATTAGAATTAAGAGCAGGTAAACTTAAGAACACTCGTCAGTTAATGAATCAGCGTCATCATCTGGCGGTTTTAAAAACAATTCTAAGAGAAAAGGAGTTAACTAAATGA
- the rplB gene encoding 50S ribosomal protein L2 has product MARKEKKLKKILKKHSGRNALGKVTTRHQGGRQKRFLREIDFRRNKRDIEAKVVSIECSPNRGADISLLHYPDGAKRYILTPVGLKVGDLVMAGEKAEIKPGNALPLKMIRVGTVIHNIELMPGKGGQIVRGAGTGATIASKEKGYVIVKLPSSEQRLIKEDCYATVGQVGKPELKTRKLGKAGRKRHMGIRPSVRGVAQNPSSHPHGGGEGRSGIGMPSPKSPWGKKTLGKKTRKSKKYSDKLIIKGRKRRYE; this is encoded by the coding sequence ATGGCAAGAAAAGAAAAAAAATTAAAGAAAATCTTAAAGAAACATTCGGGTAGGAATGCTCTTGGCAAGGTAACAACTCGCCACCAGGGTGGTCGACAAAAAAGGTTTCTGAGGGAAATTGATTTCAGGAGAAATAAAAGAGATATCGAAGCTAAAGTCGTTTCGATTGAATGCTCGCCTAATCGTGGAGCCGATATCTCTCTTTTGCACTATCCGGATGGAGCAAAAAGGTACATTCTTACCCCAGTTGGTTTAAAAGTTGGTGATCTGGTTATGGCTGGTGAAAAAGCGGAAATTAAACCTGGTAATGCCTTACCCTTAAAGATGATTAGAGTGGGAACAGTTATCCACAATATCGAGTTAATGCCAGGTAAGGGTGGTCAAATTGTTCGCGGCGCGGGTACTGGGGCAACGATTGCCAGTAAGGAAAAAGGTTATGTTATTGTCAAATTACCATCAAGCGAGCAAAGATTAATTAAGGAAGATTGTTACGCCACTGTTGGTCAGGTTGGTAAGCCAGAATTGAAAACCAGAAAATTAGGTAAAGCGGGCAGAAAAAGGCATATGGGGATTCGCCCCTCGGTTCGAGGAGTGGCCCAAAATCCCAGTTCTCATCCGCACGGTGGTGGTGAAGGTCGTTCCGGGATTGGTATGCCTAGCCCTAAGTCACCTTGGGGAAAAAAGACCTTAGGGAAAAAGACGCGAAAATCAAAGAAATATAGTGATAAGTTAATCATTAAAGGCAGAAAGAGGCGCTATGAGTAG
- the rplP gene encoding 50S ribosomal protein L16, which produces MLEPKRAKYRKQFRGRMKGKSIKGSTLAFGDYGLKSLGRGWLMARQIEAARKAITHQTKRQGKIWIRVFPDKPVTKKPAGVRMGSGKGAIDHHVAVVTPGRIIFELAGVDEKMAKEAIRRAGAKLPFKIKFIKKE; this is translated from the coding sequence ATGCTAGAACCAAAAAGAGCTAAATACCGAAAACAATTTCGAGGCAGAATGAAAGGTAAGTCAATTAAAGGTTCAACTTTGGCTTTTGGTGATTATGGTTTGAAAAGTCTTGGTCGCGGTTGGCTGATGGCCCGGCAAATTGAAGCGGCTCGGAAAGCGATTACCCATCAAACCAAAAGACAAGGTAAAATTTGGATTCGAGTTTTTCCCGATAAACCAGTTACCAAGAAACCAGCAGGCGTCAGGATGGGATCGGGTAAAGGCGCTATTGATCATCACGTTGCTGTGGTTACACCTGGTAGAATTATTTTTGAATTGGCTGGTGTTGATGAAAAGATGGCTAAAGAAGCGATTAGGCGAGCCGGAGCCAAATTACCTTTTAAAATTAAGTTTATTAAGAAGGAGTAG
- a CDS encoding type Z 30S ribosomal protein S14 has protein sequence MAKKSKVVKDGRKPKYPTRQHNRCQLCGRPRGFLRLFGLCRLCFRELAHRGELPGVTKASW, from the coding sequence ATGGCAAAAAAATCAAAAGTCGTTAAAGATGGTCGAAAACCAAAGTATCCGACTCGACAACACAATCGCTGTCAGCTTTGTGGTCGGCCAAGAGGCTTTTTACGTCTTTTTGGTCTTTGTCGGCTTTGTTTTCGTGAATTAGCTCATAGAGGAGAGTTGCCTGGGGTGACCAAGGCAAGTTGGTAA
- the rplF gene encoding 50S ribosomal protein L6, with translation MSRIGQQPVKIPEGVEINYHGSTLTVKGPLGELKQKIRSEIKLEIGQDEIKVIRKKNDKFSRSLHGLIRTLVANMITGVTQGYSKVLKLVGTGYRVEKQEENLVLSLGFSHPVVVEPIKEIQFEVEDKETIKISGIDKALVGQVAAKIRQIRPPEPYKGKGVRYQDEEVRRKPGKAGKTGEGGFGGGE, from the coding sequence ATGTCGAGAATAGGTCAACAACCAGTTAAAATACCAGAGGGAGTCGAAATTAATTATCATGGTTCAACTTTGACAGTAAAAGGCCCCCTAGGCGAGTTGAAGCAAAAGATTCGGTCGGAAATCAAGTTGGAGATTGGCCAAGATGAAATTAAAGTCATTCGAAAAAAGAATGATAAATTCAGCCGTTCTTTGCACGGCCTAATAAGAACTTTAGTGGCTAATATGATTACAGGTGTCACTCAAGGCTACAGTAAAGTCTTAAAATTAGTAGGCACAGGTTATCGGGTAGAAAAGCAGGAGGAAAATTTGGTTTTGTCTTTAGGTTTTTCTCATCCAGTGGTAGTTGAACCAATTAAAGAAATCCAATTTGAAGTTGAGGATAAAGAAACAATCAAAATCTCTGGAATCGATAAAGCCTTAGTTGGTCAAGTAGCCGCCAAAATTCGTCAGATTAGACCACCCGAACCTTATAAAGGCAAAGGTGTTCGTTATCAAGACGAAGAAGTAAGGCGAAAACCAGGTAAAGCCGGTAAGACAGGCGAAGGTGGTTTTGGTGGTGGTGAATAA
- a CDS encoding DEAD/DEAH box helicase, producing the protein MRNFKRDRSRGFRGQNNRSFGQYRPNRSGGQGRYRSKGASLNPLMFVKKAIDVVEMPYVPANSFSDFPLDETVKKNILVRGFDKPTAIQDQAILPVLEGRDLVGLANTGTGKTAAFLLPLITKVSKDRSQKVLIVAPTRELASQIQDEFKLFSLGTRVFSTLCIGGASLNVQARELSRQPNFVIGTPGRIKDLEGRRILNLSQYGNVVLDEVDRMLDMGFINDIRHIISFLPKSRQSLFFSATIPKETEVIMQSFLVDPVTVSVKTGVTPQNVDQDIIRTRGKNKLEILHQLLIKEEFRKVLVFGRTKWGVNKLEANLTQRGFKAAAIHGNKSQGQRLRALNMLKNNEVQILLATDVASRGIDIENVTHVINYDVPRTYGDYVHRIGRTGRMGKKGVALTFVD; encoded by the coding sequence ATGAGAAATTTTAAGCGCGATCGTTCCCGTGGTTTTCGCGGGCAGAATAATAGATCTTTTGGTCAATATCGACCAAACAGATCAGGAGGTCAAGGTAGATACCGAAGCAAAGGTGCTTCCTTGAACCCACTTATGTTTGTCAAAAAGGCTATTGACGTTGTCGAAATGCCATATGTGCCAGCGAATAGTTTTTCAGACTTTCCTTTGGATGAAACTGTAAAAAAGAATATTCTAGTGCGTGGTTTTGACAAGCCGACTGCAATTCAAGACCAGGCAATACTTCCCGTATTGGAAGGAAGGGACTTGGTTGGTCTTGCCAACACAGGAACTGGAAAAACAGCGGCTTTTTTACTACCTTTGATTACAAAAGTGTCAAAAGATCGAAGTCAAAAGGTTTTAATCGTGGCACCTACTCGCGAACTAGCTTCACAGATTCAAGACGAATTTAAATTGTTTAGTTTGGGTACGAGAGTTTTCTCAACACTATGTATTGGAGGTGCCTCACTGAATGTCCAGGCACGCGAGTTGTCACGTCAGCCAAATTTTGTGATTGGAACCCCTGGGAGGATAAAGGATCTAGAAGGACGACGGATTTTGAACTTAAGTCAATACGGAAACGTGGTCTTAGATGAAGTTGATCGTATGTTGGACATGGGATTTATCAACGATATCCGACATATTATTTCATTTTTACCAAAGAGTCGCCAATCTTTATTCTTCTCGGCAACGATACCAAAGGAAACTGAGGTGATTATGCAAAGTTTTTTAGTTGATCCAGTAACAGTGTCGGTAAAAACCGGTGTGACTCCTCAAAATGTTGATCAAGACATAATTCGAACTCGGGGCAAAAACAAACTTGAGATTCTTCACCAGCTGTTGATTAAAGAGGAATTTAGGAAGGTTTTGGTTTTTGGCCGAACCAAATGGGGAGTGAACAAGCTTGAAGCAAATCTAACCCAGAGAGGTTTCAAAGCTGCGGCGATTCATGGTAACAAGAGCCAGGGACAGAGGTTGCGGGCTTTGAATATGTTAAAGAATAATGAGGTTCAGATTTTACTGGCGACAGATGTGGCTTCCAGAGGGATTGACATAGAGAATGTGACTCATGTCATCAACTATGACGTACCAAGAACATATGGTGATTATGTCCATCGGATAGGTAGAACAGGAAGAATGGGAAAAAAGGGTGTAGCCCTGACTTTTGTTGACTGA
- the rpsQ gene encoding 30S ribosomal protein S17, producing the protein MKKFKGEVVRTKMNKTATVEIIRFKTHPIYKKRMKVKKKFHAHDELGVKVGDQVIITETKPISKTKKWKVLEVVKK; encoded by the coding sequence ATGAAAAAATTTAAAGGTGAAGTTGTTAGGACTAAAATGAATAAAACGGCTACTGTTGAGATTATTAGGTTTAAGACTCATCCTATTTATAAAAAGAGAATGAAAGTTAAGAAAAAATTTCATGCCCATGATGAATTGGGGGTTAAAGTTGGCGATCAAGTCATTATTACGGAGACAAAACCAATCAGCAAAACTAAAAAATGGAAGGTTTTAGAGGTGGTTAAAAAATGA
- the rplN gene encoding 50S ribosomal protein L14 — MIQLRTVLKPADNAGAKKLKVIRVLGGSKRRFGKIGDVVVAVVDQADSNGVVEDAEIVKAVIVRTKKEQGRADGSFVRFDDNAAVIIDKHGNPKGTRILGPVAREIKDLGYAKIVSLAKEVI; from the coding sequence ATGATTCAATTAAGAACGGTCTTAAAACCAGCCGATAATGCTGGGGCAAAAAAATTAAAAGTAATCCGGGTTTTAGGTGGTTCGAAGAGGCGATTCGGTAAAATTGGTGACGTTGTCGTGGCCGTTGTTGATCAGGCTGATTCTAATGGCGTGGTTGAAGATGCCGAGATAGTTAAGGCTGTCATTGTTAGAACCAAGAAGGAACAGGGTCGGGCTGATGGTTCTTTTGTTCGTTTTGATGATAATGCGGCGGTGATTATTGATAAGCATGGCAACCCAAAAGGAACCAGAATTTTAGGTCCAGTGGCTAGGGAAATTAAAGATTTAGGTTATGCTAAGATTGTTTCTTTGGCTAAGGAGGTTATATGA
- the rpsH gene encoding 30S ribosomal protein S8 — protein sequence MTDPIGDLITRIRNGYAVRKRKFEVPYSAAKENLTKILVQEGYLKKIEVEGKKPQEKQLVVGLKYPYQEPAITSIERVSKPSLRVYLQAEELKPVRSGFGMRILSTSKGLMTDKQARKKKLGGEVICQLW from the coding sequence ATGACTGATCCAATTGGTGATTTGATTACCAGAATTAGAAATGGCTATGCCGTTCGAAAAAGGAAATTTGAAGTGCCTTATTCGGCTGCTAAAGAAAATTTAACTAAGATTTTGGTTCAGGAAGGCTATCTCAAAAAGATAGAAGTTGAAGGTAAAAAACCTCAAGAGAAACAATTAGTTGTTGGTTTGAAATATCCTTACCAGGAGCCGGCGATTACAAGTATAGAACGCGTTTCGAAGCCTAGTCTGAGGGTTTATCTTCAAGCTGAAGAATTGAAGCCAGTTCGGAGTGGTTTTGGGATGAGAATTCTTTCTACCTCTAAAGGCTTAATGACCGATAAACAAGCCAGAAAGAAAAAACTTGGCGGCGAAGTTATTTGTCAATTATGGTAA
- the rplR gene encoding 50S ribosomal protein L18, translating into MTKKEQELKRKNRVRQKIKGTNERPRLSVFRSNKRIYTQLINDEQGKTLVGSSEKDLGKEAKPVTKIKKAKLIGEALAKKALKKKIKKVIFDRGPYRYHGRVKALAEGAREGGLKF; encoded by the coding sequence ATGACTAAAAAAGAGCAAGAATTAAAAAGAAAAAACAGAGTCAGACAGAAAATTAAAGGGACAAACGAGAGACCCAGACTATCGGTTTTTCGTTCTAATAAGAGGATCTATACTCAACTTATTAATGATGAGCAGGGTAAAACTTTAGTGGGATCGAGTGAGAAAGATCTTGGTAAAGAAGCTAAGCCAGTTACCAAAATCAAGAAAGCTAAGTTAATTGGGGAAGCCTTGGCGAAAAAAGCGCTGAAGAAAAAGATCAAAAAGGTTATTTTTGATCGCGGTCCTTATCGCTATCACGGACGAGTTAAAGCGCTTGCTGAAGGCGCCAGAGAAGGAGGTCTTAAATTTTAA
- a CDS encoding alpha/beta fold hydrolase yields MRKRTLVISIIVVCIFGGTITYNRFFKSIPKEINEQNLGGLTNEPNSLSIEYMRKQEYPGSDIVIEQTLPPGSNYNRYIASYKSDGLKIYALLTIPQGEQPETGWPVIVFNHGYIQPEQYRTTEKYVAYIDAFSRNGYLVFKPDFRGHGNSEGKPEGAYYSSAYTVDVLNAVSSMKKYKDADPERIGMWGHSMGGMIVLRSMVVTEDIKAGEIWAGVVASYEDLAINWHHPVHNPQPWVPSQREQAERRPGRQELIDKYGNFEENPQFWQSISPISFVKDISGPIQLQHGTADDEVPLLFSQRLDEALRNAGKPVELYTYEGDNHNLSNNLDTALQRSVDFFDKALKD; encoded by the coding sequence ATGAGAAAACGTACTCTTGTTATTTCTATTATTGTTGTATGTATATTCGGCGGCACTATCACTTATAACCGCTTCTTTAAAAGTATTCCCAAAGAAATAAATGAGCAGAACCTCGGCGGATTGACAAACGAACCCAACTCTCTCTCCATAGAATATATGAGGAAGCAGGAATACCCCGGAAGCGATATTGTTATCGAACAGACACTGCCTCCCGGCTCAAATTACAATAGATACATTGCTTCTTATAAATCAGACGGTTTAAAAATTTATGCTCTGTTAACGATACCACAAGGAGAACAACCTGAGACCGGCTGGCCGGTGATTGTTTTTAACCACGGCTACATTCAACCAGAACAGTATAGAACAACCGAGAAATATGTTGCTTACATTGATGCTTTCTCCAGGAATGGATATCTTGTTTTTAAACCCGATTTTAGGGGGCACGGCAATTCAGAAGGCAAACCAGAAGGCGCTTATTATTCATCAGCCTATACAGTAGATGTTTTGAATGCTGTTTCATCGATGAAAAAATATAAAGATGCTGACCCAGAAAGAATCGGCATGTGGGGTCATTCTATGGGAGGAATGATAGTTTTGCGTTCAATGGTAGTAACAGAAGATATTAAGGCAGGAGAAATCTGGGCAGGAGTAGTGGCTTCTTATGAAGATTTAGCCATAAACTGGCATCATCCAGTTCATAATCCTCAGCCTTGGGTGCCTTCGCAAAGAGAACAGGCGGAAAGACGGCCAGGAAGACAGGAACTGATTGATAAATACGGTAACTTTGAAGAAAATCCCCAGTTTTGGCAGTCAATTTCACCCATATCGTTTGTCAAAGACATTTCCGGCCCGATACAGCTTCAACATGGGACGGCAGATGATGAAGTACCACTCCTGTTTAGTCAGAGATTAGATGAAGCGTTGAGAAATGCCGGCAAGCCCGTAGAGTTATACACTTATGAAGGAGACAATCATAATCTTTCTAATAACTTAGATACAGCACTCCAACGTTCAGTAGATTTTTTTGATAAAGCCTTAAAAGATTAA
- the rplV gene encoding 50S ribosomal protein L22: MEIIAQTKFVRQTPRKLRLVAAEVRGLKALEAEIILKSFNKKAARLLLKTLRQGIANAENNFHLKKDDLKIKRLEIGEGPQMKRYRFVAKGRVHQILKKMAHIKIILEGEEEKKAKKSIKKEKKPISTKVKKGKKRGTKS; encoded by the coding sequence ATGGAAATTATTGCTCAAACCAAATTTGTTCGCCAGACACCAAGGAAGTTACGTTTAGTAGCGGCTGAGGTTCGTGGTCTAAAGGCTCTAGAAGCAGAGATAATCTTGAAAAGTTTCAATAAAAAGGCTGCCAGATTATTATTAAAAACTTTAAGACAAGGGATTGCCAATGCCGAAAATAATTTTCATCTTAAGAAAGATGATCTGAAAATTAAAAGATTAGAAATTGGTGAAGGCCCTCAAATGAAACGTTATCGTTTTGTTGCCAAAGGCAGAGTTCATCAGATTTTGAAGAAAATGGCTCATATTAAAATTATTCTTGAAGGTGAGGAAGAAAAAAAGGCTAAAAAATCAATCAAGAAAGAGAAAAAACCGATTTCTACTAAAGTTAAAAAAGGAAAAAAACGTGGGACAAAAAGTTAA